In Sphingobacterium thalpophilum, a genomic segment contains:
- a CDS encoding HAMP domain-containing sensor histidine kinase has product MKPYQISQQRWKFILLIFAAVIAVASLVYTNYLVRNLAHAERSKAEVWAMSTKNIMTMPDVDDEFITFIYAVRDSLNLPAIITDDKEDIIFWRNLDSTKTNIKPGHNDSVTKHLDYDPVYFQKQLAFMKKSHPPITLELENGQKWHVYYKDSWFLQQLRVFPYVQLSLIALFLIIAYTVFNSIRKSEQNLVWVGLTKEAAHQLGTPISSLMGWLELIRIKFDAEEDDTLNEMENDIKRLEIVADRFSKIGSTPVLTNHNLYDVIKNYMDYFRIRTSNKIAFELKGDTHLEAQLNIPLFDWIIENLLKNGVNAIGTEGKITVNISENIAKEEIFIDISDTGKGIPRSNFESVFQPGFTTRKRGWGLGLSLTKRMVRYHQGQIFVKESEVGKGTTFRIILKSNLKYEATQI; this is encoded by the coding sequence ATGAAACCCTATCAGATTAGCCAGCAACGCTGGAAATTTATCTTGCTTATCTTTGCAGCAGTCATTGCTGTCGCCTCCCTGGTTTACACCAATTACCTCGTTCGAAATCTTGCACATGCCGAACGTTCGAAGGCTGAGGTATGGGCCATGAGTACCAAAAATATCATGACCATGCCCGACGTTGATGATGAATTCATTACATTTATTTACGCCGTAAGAGACAGTCTAAATTTACCCGCAATTATTACTGACGACAAAGAAGACATTATTTTTTGGCGTAACCTCGATTCAACAAAGACAAATATTAAACCCGGACACAACGACAGTGTTACAAAACATCTCGATTATGATCCCGTTTATTTTCAAAAACAGCTTGCGTTTATGAAGAAAAGCCATCCGCCTATTACGTTGGAATTGGAAAATGGGCAAAAATGGCATGTGTATTATAAAGATTCATGGTTTTTACAACAGTTAAGGGTGTTTCCTTATGTGCAACTATCGCTGATTGCCCTCTTTCTCATTATTGCTTATACCGTTTTCAATTCTATCCGGAAATCCGAACAAAATCTCGTTTGGGTAGGGCTCACCAAAGAAGCGGCACATCAATTAGGCACCCCTATTTCGTCGTTGATGGGCTGGTTAGAATTGATTCGCATAAAATTTGATGCCGAAGAAGATGACACCCTAAATGAAATGGAAAATGACATTAAGCGACTTGAAATCGTCGCCGACCGCTTTTCAAAAATAGGATCTACTCCCGTGCTGACTAACCATAATCTGTATGATGTCATCAAAAATTACATGGATTATTTTCGCATACGAACCAGTAATAAAATTGCTTTCGAATTAAAAGGAGACACCCATCTTGAAGCACAGCTAAATATTCCACTCTTTGATTGGATTATCGAAAATTTATTGAAAAACGGAGTAAATGCCATTGGTACAGAAGGGAAGATAACTGTTAATATTTCAGAAAATATTGCGAAAGAAGAAATTTTTATAGACATTAGTGATACGGGCAAAGGAATTCCGAGATCTAATTTTGAATCTGTTTTCCAGCCGGGGTTCACAACACGGAAAAGAGGTTGGGGGCTTGGCCTTAGTCTGACAAAAAGAATGGTGCGGTACCACCAGGGGCAAATTTTTGTAAAAGAATCTGAAGTAGGTAAAGGAACAACATTTCGAATAATCTTAAAAAGCAATTTAAAATATGAAGCCACTCAAATCTGA
- the gltX gene encoding glutamate--tRNA ligase has product MSSERKVRVRFAPSPTGGLHLGGVRTALFNFLYARQHQGDFILRVEDTDQTRFVPGAEEYINECLAWCGLTPDESPLKGGEYGPYRQSERKPSYRKYAEQLIENGYAYYAFDTAEELDEQRKLQPNFRYSHENRLQLRNSLSLSAAETQQLLDAGTPHTIRIKIPTDETVSFTDMIRGKVAFDTNLVDDKVLLKADGMPTYHLAVVVDDKAMEISHVFRGEEWLPSAPIHILLWEYLGWGDSMPGWAHLPLILKPDGNGKLSKRDGDRLGFPVYAMNWTDAKSGDTTKGFREMGFLPEAFVNMLGVLGWNDGTEQELFSLDELIQKFSVDRISKAGAKFDFEKAKWFNHEWIKRSSTESLLPKIKTVLEHHQVDADEAYVSRVLDAVKERLTFVEDFWSQASFFFLQPAEYDLNAVKPKWTAEKTAFFEDINQSFEGFDTWKAAELEPFFKDAIQASGMKMGELMMPFRIMLVGGKFGPDVFQIVELLGKNEVIARVKKALKEFDA; this is encoded by the coding sequence ATGAGTTCAGAAAGAAAAGTAAGAGTGCGTTTTGCACCAAGCCCGACAGGTGGTCTTCACCTTGGTGGGGTACGTACAGCTTTGTTTAATTTTCTCTATGCGCGTCAGCATCAGGGAGATTTTATTTTACGTGTCGAGGATACGGACCAAACTCGTTTTGTCCCAGGTGCTGAGGAATATATCAACGAATGCTTAGCATGGTGTGGTTTGACTCCAGATGAAAGCCCTTTAAAAGGAGGCGAGTACGGACCTTACCGTCAAAGTGAGCGAAAACCATCTTACCGGAAATATGCTGAACAGCTGATCGAGAATGGTTATGCTTACTATGCTTTTGACACAGCAGAGGAGCTGGATGAGCAGCGTAAGTTGCAGCCTAATTTTCGATATAGCCACGAGAACAGACTTCAATTACGTAATTCATTGAGTTTGTCTGCCGCTGAAACTCAACAATTATTGGATGCGGGCACGCCGCACACCATCCGTATAAAGATTCCAACAGATGAAACAGTATCATTCACTGATATGATCCGTGGAAAGGTTGCTTTTGATACAAATCTTGTCGATGATAAGGTATTGCTTAAGGCAGATGGCATGCCGACTTATCACCTCGCTGTTGTTGTAGATGATAAGGCCATGGAAATATCACATGTATTCCGTGGTGAAGAGTGGTTGCCTTCGGCACCTATCCACATCTTATTGTGGGAATACCTTGGTTGGGGGGATAGCATGCCAGGCTGGGCGCACCTTCCATTGATCCTTAAACCAGATGGAAACGGTAAACTAAGCAAGCGTGACGGTGATCGTTTGGGTTTCCCTGTTTATGCTATGAACTGGACCGATGCTAAATCTGGCGATACAACAAAAGGATTCCGCGAGATGGGCTTCTTGCCTGAGGCTTTTGTTAATATGCTCGGCGTGTTAGGTTGGAATGATGGTACCGAACAGGAACTTTTCTCCTTAGATGAATTGATTCAAAAATTTAGTGTTGACCGTATCAGTAAAGCCGGTGCGAAATTTGATTTTGAAAAAGCAAAATGGTTCAACCATGAATGGATTAAACGCTCGTCGACAGAATCCTTGTTGCCAAAGATCAAAACAGTATTGGAACATCATCAAGTAGATGCCGATGAAGCTTACGTGAGCAGGGTATTGGATGCTGTGAAAGAGCGTTTAACTTTTGTTGAGGACTTTTGGAGTCAGGCGTCGTTCTTCTTTTTGCAACCTGCGGAATATGATTTGAATGCTGTGAAGCCTAAGTGGACTGCTGAAAAAACAGCATTTTTTGAGGATATAAACCAGTCATTCGAAGGATTTGATACGTGGAAAGCTGCTGAATTGGAGCCTTTCTTTAAAGATGCGATTCAGGCATCGGGAATGAAAATGGGCGAGCTGATGATGCCATTCCGAATTATGTTGGTAGGCGGTAAATTTGGACCAGATGTCTTTCAGATTGTTGAATTGCTCGGCAAAAACGAGGTAATAGCACGTGTGAAAAAAGCTCTTAAAGAATTTGATGCTTAA
- a CDS encoding MFS transporter, translating into MSTNKSLYYSWVPEWIKLPLMIVAMFPHLMLMSLFHSNTAFTASALDIEAEDIQYFLSLMYGAIVVTLLIFQRLFSFFRVRTYILLTCSLSILILLGISLTRDPFLIGILRVIEGIFCVLEGACFLPLLMMQIKHTKSRTIAYFFLYTFMLTGSTLTTSLLKESIMDYGWQDMIHVVLYWHLIVIAIALLLLNNNRLGKKFPLYQLDLASCLFLLISLSCGAYVLIYGRKYYWFECSTITINFALFLIFGALFIIKQRIVKRPLFHFEILRYKNVIFGVILFFLFYIIRSCLNNVYTVMATVWKWPWHYIVDVQYINVLGTILGVGSSGFLLLRDVSPKYIFGFGFLILATSCFLFVPIFYPDTTIWAIGLPLFIQGIGQGWLFTPLVIYILTGVESHHAGNAGLMGTTVRFWGTNVGFALIQNASYTLNQKHYIQLEQTLNTSNPLTINYWNTLMDKYTGIYSDHIAGRIASKSISGTLSQQASLISNMEIFTYLGILGMLVTGLIFLFGPAKTLFMRLRMPYL; encoded by the coding sequence ATGAGTACAAACAAATCTTTATACTACAGCTGGGTACCCGAATGGATAAAACTCCCGCTAATGATCGTAGCGATGTTCCCACATCTCATGCTAATGTCGCTCTTCCATTCCAATACGGCATTTACCGCTTCGGCACTGGATATTGAAGCTGAGGATATTCAGTATTTTCTATCCTTGATGTATGGCGCCATTGTCGTTACCTTACTCATATTTCAACGGCTGTTTTCGTTTTTTAGAGTAAGGACATACATACTCTTGACTTGTAGCCTCTCCATCCTGATTCTACTCGGTATTTCACTTACAAGAGACCCCTTCCTTATTGGCATTCTCCGCGTGATCGAAGGTATTTTCTGTGTACTGGAAGGTGCATGCTTTCTTCCACTGCTTATGATGCAGATTAAGCATACCAAAAGCCGAACGATCGCCTATTTTTTCCTATATACCTTTATGCTTACAGGATCAACTTTGACGACATCCTTACTCAAAGAAAGCATAATGGACTATGGATGGCAAGATATGATCCATGTCGTACTCTATTGGCATTTGATAGTGATTGCAATAGCCTTGCTGTTACTCAACAATAATCGCTTGGGTAAAAAGTTCCCACTCTATCAACTGGATCTGGCCAGCTGTCTATTTTTATTGATATCATTGAGCTGCGGGGCCTACGTTTTAATTTATGGTCGCAAATACTATTGGTTTGAATGCTCCACGATCACCATCAACTTCGCACTTTTCCTTATTTTCGGAGCACTTTTCATCATTAAACAGCGGATTGTCAAAAGACCGCTGTTTCATTTTGAGATCCTCAGATACAAAAATGTGATCTTTGGTGTTATCCTATTTTTTCTCTTTTATATTATTCGCAGCTGTCTCAATAATGTATACACAGTGATGGCTACCGTATGGAAGTGGCCCTGGCATTATATTGTTGATGTACAGTACATCAATGTCCTTGGTACAATACTGGGTGTTGGCAGTTCAGGATTCTTACTCCTCCGCGATGTATCTCCTAAATATATCTTTGGTTTTGGCTTTTTGATATTGGCGACTTCATGTTTTTTATTTGTACCTATATTTTACCCTGATACCACAATCTGGGCAATCGGGCTTCCTTTGTTTATTCAAGGAATCGGACAAGGATGGCTTTTTACACCACTGGTTATTTATATTTTGACAGGTGTAGAATCCCATCATGCTGGCAATGCAGGCCTCATGGGCACAACCGTTCGGTTTTGGGGTACGAATGTCGGATTTGCACTTATTCAAAATGCTAGCTATACACTAAATCAAAAGCATTATATTCAACTCGAACAGACACTGAATACAAGCAACCCACTGACAATAAACTATTGGAATACATTAATGGACAAATATACCGGAATATATAGCGATCACATAGCAGGGCGTATTGCAAGCAAAAGTATTTCGGGAACCCTAAGTCAGCAAGCATCTCTAATCAGTAACATGGAGATATTTACTTATCTGGGAATCCTGGGAATGCTGGTAACAGGGCTAATATTTTTATTCGGCCCAGCCAAAACACTTTTCATGCGCCTAAGGATGCCATACTTGTAA
- a CDS encoding HlyD family secretion protein, translated as MNKEDKKDKTKGCNKMLVIFASLLLLTGIGVLVRHLIFTNQYVTTNDAQIDQYLTPIASRVSGFIKEVRFEENQYVHRGDTLLIIDASEYQTKVDMANAELQSSQSNAEVISKTANAIANSISVQKARLEAAKVSVWQTEQDYKRFKNLFEAEAATQQQYDNAKAAYDIALAQLHTITEEYNSAQLNTNKEKASELPARANINIKKAAKTNAQLFLSYTVVTAPYDGFVGKRTIQAGQYVKEGQTLANVISEEKWINANFRETQLENLAEDTIVTIQVDAFPKLSFKGRIHSFSPASGSKFALIPQDNATGNFVKIEQRIPIKIVFDPKQDLKKLRAGMNVVVHAAHQS; from the coding sequence ATGAATAAAGAAGATAAAAAAGACAAAACAAAAGGATGTAATAAAATGCTCGTCATATTTGCCAGCCTATTATTATTGACCGGTATTGGCGTCTTAGTCAGACACCTTATTTTTACCAATCAATATGTAACAACAAATGACGCACAAATTGATCAATACTTGACACCTATTGCCAGTAGGGTCTCTGGTTTTATCAAGGAGGTACGATTTGAGGAAAACCAATATGTACATCGGGGCGATACCTTATTAATTATAGACGCCAGTGAGTATCAAACCAAGGTTGATATGGCGAATGCCGAACTCCAAAGTAGCCAGAGCAATGCTGAGGTAATCAGCAAAACAGCCAATGCAATAGCCAATAGCATTTCTGTTCAAAAGGCAAGATTAGAAGCGGCAAAAGTAAGTGTATGGCAGACCGAACAGGATTACAAGCGATTCAAGAATTTATTTGAAGCAGAGGCTGCGACCCAACAACAGTACGATAATGCCAAAGCAGCATATGATATAGCATTGGCACAACTGCACACCATAACCGAAGAATATAATTCAGCCCAACTAAACACCAACAAAGAAAAAGCAAGCGAACTACCGGCAAGAGCCAATATCAATATTAAAAAGGCCGCAAAAACAAATGCACAGCTTTTTCTTTCGTATACCGTAGTTACAGCACCTTATGATGGCTTTGTTGGAAAACGAACCATCCAAGCAGGTCAGTATGTAAAGGAAGGTCAGACACTTGCCAATGTCATTAGTGAAGAGAAATGGATCAACGCTAACTTTAGGGAAACTCAACTCGAAAATCTTGCAGAAGACACTATCGTTACTATACAGGTCGACGCTTTTCCCAAACTCAGTTTTAAAGGAAGAATCCACTCATTTTCTCCAGCATCAGGTTCCAAATTTGCCCTGATACCACAAGACAATGCAACCGGAAATTTCGTAAAGATTGAGCAACGGATTCCCATTAAAATTGTATTTGATCCAAAACAGGACCTCAAGAAATTACGCGCAGGTATGAATGTCGTTGTCCATGCCGCCCATCAATCCTAA
- a CDS encoding AraC family transcriptional regulator encodes MEEEKLVAIDADQYDFYVDHMYVDRIDSREYKHKKARLLYADGGIIHVFTTTKHWYLPARFYMWIPANTTYHLESTSSRIQLYSFYFKEKQHMPSVLSTPNIFLSNDLVREMFLFAQDWSGGISKTADYSKYCLLRAMMAIIPDTSSPIDAFPMQHPYPKSEKLRSVARYLNSNIDQAFTIEQVAVRFGMSSRSLSRLFKEDMGISYIRFLRAIRIAKALELMSENSYSILEIAMRVGYNELSSFSNIFTRVTGIRPSIYMAKINEYKQ; translated from the coding sequence ATGGAAGAGGAAAAACTTGTAGCTATTGATGCTGACCAATATGATTTTTATGTAGACCATATGTATGTCGATCGTATCGATTCTCGTGAGTACAAACATAAAAAGGCGCGGCTGCTCTATGCTGACGGTGGTATTATTCATGTGTTTACAACAACAAAGCACTGGTATTTGCCAGCAAGGTTTTATATGTGGATTCCGGCAAATACAACTTATCATCTGGAAAGTACAAGCTCTCGTATTCAGCTATATAGTTTTTATTTCAAGGAGAAGCAGCATATGCCGTCCGTACTTTCAACGCCAAATATATTTCTAAGCAATGATCTGGTGCGTGAAATGTTTTTATTTGCTCAGGATTGGAGCGGAGGGATCAGCAAAACGGCTGATTATTCAAAGTACTGTCTCTTGCGTGCGATGATGGCGATTATTCCGGATACGAGTTCACCAATAGATGCTTTTCCGATGCAGCATCCTTATCCTAAAAGTGAAAAACTCAGGAGCGTAGCGAGATATCTGAATAGCAATATTGATCAAGCATTTACCATTGAACAGGTTGCTGTGCGCTTTGGTATGAGCAGCCGCTCGTTGTCACGGTTGTTTAAAGAAGATATGGGGATTAGTTATATCCGTTTTTTAAGAGCCATACGAATTGCGAAAGCCCTGGAACTGATGTCTGAGAATAGCTATTCCATTCTAGAAATAGCCATGCGTGTAGGGTACAATGAGCTGTCTTCTTTTAGCAATATTTTTACGCGTGTAACGGGTATCCGTCCATCGATATATATGGCGAAGATTAATGAATATAAACAGTAA
- a CDS encoding DEAD/DEAH box helicase codes for MQQSKSFPVYKIVYSICEHPYLGYLIEPHMVKLNPNGTYSLRYQRIFSNTVDAYAAELDEVDYKLIRLLDEIEQTHLIKKYYKKAIRPVDFFSKVFDKKLYELLRPKIDEKMIQFFEAIGDKPLFMMSKDGYPADQEIKLATSAASILFHFRRNEEETRYFPTIKYENQRLEFMFKNAIVLTNVQAWLLLNNTLYYFDQALEGKKLSPFLNKRYISIGRSTEKKYFETFVCGLIERYHVYAEGFEIQTHQHQAIPLLHLIYVEDGASQLQLQFKYGPHTFTAGAENKVTVRMEYNAQDDQYIFHRVKRSLQWEEQQHESLKKLGLQDVDLQLGLLTPANQTGKRLSVFDWMNNHQEQLEALGFHIIQNSEEKRFFIGHTSLDISIDEDNDWFDISAIAKFGPYEIPFIQLRNHILNNIKEFTLPNGEIAMIPAEWFAKYNHLFQFSADRHELKLNKVHIGLLFEISEHTKLVFTRKLQNLANFEEIADIPEPKHFKGNLRPYQKAGYNWFNFLKQYKFGGCLADDMGLGKTIQTLALLQQQKEQLQDEQDVRTSLLVLPTSLVYNWQKEAQQFAPQLNIHLHTGNNRIKDATLFAKYDLVITTYGIARIDEETLSGFYFNYIILDESQNIKNPTSKSFKAIKSLKSKNKLALSGTPVENSVSDLWAQMHFTNPGLLGSYTYFQKEFVQPIEKKKDEEKAQRLQAIVKPFILRRTKDQVATELPPKTEQILYCEMTEKQSELYEKVKSEYRNAILDGQLDSKPKSTQIALLQGLTKLRQLANHPRMVDEKFSGDSGKFEAVIETLEMVMRRGNKVLIFSQFVKQLNIFRQYFDHKGTNYAYLDGGTKNRDEAVSQFRKNNDTKLFLISIKAGGVGLNLIEADYVFILDPWWNPAVEQQAVDRSHRIGQTRNVFIYKFISKDTVEEKILALQNKKKSIAQSLITTEESFIKSLSQEDLQELLA; via the coding sequence ATGCAACAGTCAAAGTCATTTCCAGTATATAAAATCGTTTATTCTATATGTGAGCATCCCTATCTTGGCTATCTTATTGAGCCACACATGGTCAAACTCAATCCCAACGGGACTTACTCACTACGTTATCAGCGTATATTTAGCAATACTGTCGATGCTTACGCCGCGGAATTGGATGAAGTAGATTACAAACTGATTCGATTGCTCGATGAAATCGAACAAACGCATCTCATCAAAAAATACTATAAAAAAGCAATTAGACCTGTCGATTTCTTTTCCAAAGTTTTCGATAAAAAGTTGTATGAACTTCTTCGGCCTAAAATAGATGAAAAAATGATCCAATTTTTTGAAGCTATTGGAGACAAACCACTTTTCATGATGAGCAAAGATGGTTATCCAGCAGATCAAGAAATTAAATTGGCAACCTCTGCGGCATCGATTCTATTTCATTTTCGACGAAACGAAGAAGAAACACGTTATTTCCCGACAATCAAATACGAAAATCAGCGTCTGGAGTTTATGTTCAAAAATGCCATTGTCTTGACCAATGTACAAGCATGGTTACTTTTAAACAATACCCTATATTATTTCGATCAGGCCCTTGAGGGCAAGAAGCTCAGCCCTTTCCTGAATAAACGTTACATTTCTATCGGTAGAAGCACTGAAAAAAAATATTTCGAAACCTTTGTATGTGGACTGATTGAACGTTATCATGTCTATGCCGAAGGATTTGAAATTCAGACCCACCAGCACCAAGCAATTCCACTCCTCCATTTGATTTATGTCGAGGATGGAGCCTCGCAATTACAACTGCAATTCAAGTACGGACCGCATACCTTTACCGCGGGAGCCGAGAATAAGGTTACTGTTCGTATGGAATATAATGCGCAAGATGATCAATATATATTCCACCGTGTCAAACGATCGTTGCAATGGGAAGAACAACAACATGAAAGCTTAAAAAAATTGGGACTACAGGATGTTGATCTCCAACTCGGCTTATTAACGCCAGCAAACCAAACTGGAAAACGGCTTTCAGTATTTGACTGGATGAACAACCATCAAGAACAACTGGAGGCTCTAGGATTCCACATTATACAAAATAGTGAAGAAAAACGCTTCTTCATAGGGCACACCTCCTTAGATATCTCCATTGATGAAGACAATGATTGGTTTGATATAAGTGCTATCGCAAAATTTGGGCCCTATGAGATCCCATTTATTCAGCTGCGCAACCATATCCTTAATAATATTAAGGAATTCACCTTACCAAATGGAGAAATTGCCATGATTCCGGCAGAATGGTTTGCAAAATACAACCATCTCTTCCAATTTTCTGCAGACCGACATGAGCTCAAACTAAATAAGGTACATATTGGTCTACTCTTTGAAATTAGTGAGCATACAAAACTGGTATTTACACGAAAACTACAGAATCTAGCCAACTTTGAAGAGATTGCTGATATTCCCGAACCAAAACATTTCAAGGGAAATCTTCGCCCATACCAAAAAGCAGGATACAATTGGTTTAATTTTTTGAAGCAGTATAAATTTGGCGGCTGTCTTGCAGATGATATGGGTTTAGGTAAAACCATACAGACTTTAGCGTTATTGCAACAGCAAAAAGAACAACTCCAAGACGAACAGGATGTCCGTACCTCACTTTTGGTCTTGCCAACATCATTGGTATACAACTGGCAGAAAGAAGCACAGCAATTTGCGCCACAGCTTAATATCCACCTTCATACCGGAAACAACCGCATCAAAGATGCTACTCTTTTCGCCAAATATGATTTGGTAATTACCACCTACGGAATTGCGCGTATTGACGAAGAAACCTTGAGTGGCTTTTATTTTAATTACATTATCCTCGATGAGAGCCAGAATATTAAAAACCCAACTTCCAAATCGTTTAAAGCCATCAAAAGCCTAAAAAGCAAAAACAAATTGGCTTTGAGTGGAACTCCTGTAGAAAATTCCGTTTCGGATCTTTGGGCACAGATGCACTTCACCAATCCAGGACTACTAGGCAGCTATACTTATTTTCAAAAGGAATTTGTACAGCCCATAGAAAAGAAAAAAGATGAAGAAAAAGCACAGCGTCTTCAAGCGATTGTCAAACCATTTATATTAAGACGTACAAAAGATCAGGTGGCAACAGAATTACCGCCAAAAACTGAACAGATCCTTTATTGTGAAATGACTGAAAAACAATCCGAGTTGTACGAAAAAGTCAAATCTGAATATCGCAATGCAATTCTTGACGGACAATTGGACAGCAAGCCTAAATCTACGCAAATTGCGTTGTTGCAAGGCCTGACAAAGCTCCGACAATTAGCCAATCATCCCAGAATGGTGGATGAGAAATTCTCGGGTGATTCCGGCAAGTTTGAAGCTGTCATTGAAACGCTTGAGATGGTCATGCGAAGAGGCAACAAAGTGCTGATTTTCTCCCAATTCGTAAAACAGCTCAATATTTTCCGTCAGTATTTCGATCATAAAGGAACAAATTATGCCTACCTGGATGGCGGCACAAAGAATCGGGATGAAGCCGTCAGCCAATTTCGTAAAAACAACGATACCAAGTTATTCCTTATATCGATAAAAGCAGGTGGGGTGGGACTCAATCTGATTGAAGCTGACTATGTTTTTATTCTGGATCCGTGGTGGAATCCAGCTGTGGAACAACAGGCTGTAGACCGTTCACACCGCATCGGTCAAACGCGCAACGTGTTTATCTATAAATTTATCAGTAAAGATACCGTCGAAGAAAAGATATTAGCTTTACAGAATAAAAAGAAGTCGATTGCACAAAGCCTGATCACGACAGAAGAAAGCTTCATCAAGTCACTATCACAGGAAGATTTGCAGGAACTTTTGGCCTAA
- the dapF gene encoding diaminopimelate epimerase encodes MASKVRFSKYQGAGNDFILVDNRDSAFDRADEALVEKLCNRRFGIGADGLMLLQNKENYDFEMIYYNADGREGSMCGNGGRCIVAFARDLGIITDKTVFLAVDGIHHASLAADLVNLQMIDVQDYTRDGEAYVLQTGSPHYVEFVKNLQDKNVFQDGYAIRNNATYEKEGINVNFIEAEGDGYFLRTFERGVEDETYACGTGATAAAMAVALQQNLEGDITIPIRVLGGQLYISFHKKGSHFSEVFLKGPAQFVFEGNY; translated from the coding sequence ATGGCATCAAAAGTAAGATTTTCAAAATATCAGGGCGCAGGAAATGACTTCATTTTAGTAGACAACCGCGACAGTGCATTTGACCGCGCAGATGAAGCATTGGTGGAAAAACTCTGTAACCGTCGGTTTGGCATTGGTGCCGATGGCTTAATGCTGCTTCAAAACAAGGAAAATTACGATTTTGAGATGATTTATTATAATGCCGACGGCAGAGAAGGCAGCATGTGTGGTAACGGGGGCCGTTGTATCGTTGCTTTTGCACGCGACTTAGGCATCATTACTGACAAAACTGTCTTTTTGGCAGTAGACGGCATACACCATGCCTCGCTAGCAGCAGACCTTGTCAACCTGCAAATGATCGATGTACAAGATTATACACGTGATGGTGAAGCTTATGTATTACAAACGGGGTCTCCACATTATGTTGAGTTTGTAAAAAATCTGCAGGATAAAAATGTCTTCCAAGATGGCTACGCAATTCGCAACAATGCTACTTATGAAAAAGAAGGCATCAATGTAAATTTCATTGAAGCGGAAGGAGATGGTTATTTCCTCCGTACTTTTGAGCGCGGTGTTGAAGATGAAACCTATGCCTGCGGCACTGGAGCAACTGCAGCAGCGATGGCTGTTGCCCTGCAGCAAAATTTAGAAGGTGATATCACTATTCCTATTCGCGTATTAGGAGGGCAGCTTTATATTTCATTCCATAAGAAGGGCTCCCATTTCTCAGAGGTATTCTTAAAAGGTCCAGCACAATTTGTCTTTGAAGGAAACTATTAG